One window of the Chryseobacterium camelliae genome contains the following:
- a CDS encoding HPF/RaiA family ribosome-associated protein encodes MKITVQSIGLTPHEPLETHIDKKVTKLETFYDKIHECKVFLKVENTSDRANKTAEVILAVPGEDIVVKKTSTTFEESLDLCVDAAKKLLIKKKEMA; translated from the coding sequence ATGAAGATCACCGTACAATCAATTGGTTTAACTCCTCACGAACCACTGGAAACGCACATCGACAAAAAAGTAACGAAACTGGAAACATTCTATGACAAGATCCATGAATGCAAAGTGTTTCTTAAAGTAGAAAATACCTCGGACAGGGCCAACAAAACTGCCGAAGTGATCCTGGCGGTTCCGGGAGAGGATATCGTGGTAAAAAAGACCAGCACCACATTTGAAGAAAGCCTGGATCTTTGTGTAGATGCTGCTAAAAAGCTACTAATCAAGAAAAAAGAAATGGCTTAG
- a CDS encoding tyrosine-type recombinase/integrase, with protein MLDKFLEYLQLEKRYSPHTITSYKKDLEDFSRFCLETESSEDLKAVNKKVIRNFIVELSEKDISKRSINRKLSSLRSFYLFLLKIGEITVSPAEGIASLKFYPEKQIPISEEEMVTLGNRISEGGYDILDQCIIEVLYQTGMRKAELCGLIFEHVDLDGCMMKILGKGNKQRMVPISESLASLLRKYLLVRQPQEEYASCFFVNGKGKKLTEKFVYLVVNKYLSLITSKQKKSPHILRHSFATHVLDNGAEISKVKNILGHSSLASTQVYTNANIEQLKKVFNKAHPRASKKDEL; from the coding sequence ATGCTGGATAAATTTTTAGAATACCTGCAGTTGGAAAAAAGGTATTCTCCCCATACGATTACAAGCTATAAAAAAGACCTGGAAGACTTTTCCCGTTTCTGCCTGGAAACCGAGTCTTCGGAAGACCTTAAAGCCGTCAACAAGAAAGTCATCCGGAACTTCATCGTTGAGCTCAGCGAAAAAGACATTTCCAAAAGAAGCATCAACAGGAAACTTTCCTCTTTGCGGAGTTTCTATCTTTTCCTCCTCAAAATAGGGGAGATCACCGTTTCGCCGGCTGAAGGCATTGCTTCCCTTAAGTTTTACCCTGAAAAGCAGATCCCCATTTCTGAAGAAGAGATGGTTACGCTCGGAAACCGGATTTCAGAAGGCGGATACGATATACTAGACCAATGCATCATCGAAGTCTTATACCAGACCGGTATGCGGAAAGCCGAGCTTTGTGGCCTGATATTTGAGCATGTTGACCTGGATGGATGCATGATGAAGATCCTGGGAAAAGGAAATAAACAAAGGATGGTTCCCATATCTGAATCGCTTGCCTCCCTGCTTAGAAAATATCTCTTGGTACGGCAGCCGCAGGAAGAGTATGCTTCCTGTTTCTTCGTCAACGGCAAGGGGAAAAAACTCACCGAAAAATTTGTTTATCTGGTGGTTAATAAGTACCTTAGTCTGATAACATCCAAGCAGAAAAAAAGCCCTCATATCCTCAGGCACAGTTTTGCAACCCATGTGCTAGACAACGGGGCGGAAATTTCTAAAGTAAAGAACATATTGGGACATTCCAGCCTTGCAAGCACGCAGGTCTATACGAATGCCAATATCGAACAATTGAAAAAAGTGTTTAATAAGGCTCATCCAAGAGCGTCTAAAAAAGATGAATTATGA
- the rpsU gene encoding 30S ribosomal protein S21 produces the protein MLIIPVKDGESIDRALKKYKRKFDKTGTVRQLRARQQFVKPSVTLRQARLKAAHKQRELSKEEQA, from the coding sequence ATGTTAATAATTCCTGTAAAAGATGGTGAATCCATCGATAGAGCATTAAAGAAATATAAAAGAAAATTTGACAAAACCGGAACTGTTCGTCAGCTAAGAGCAAGACAGCAATTTGTTAAACCTTCTGTAACTTTGAGACAAGCCAGATTAAAGGCGGCTCACAAACAAAGAGAGCTTAGCAAAGAGGAGCAGGCTTAA
- a CDS encoding AraC family transcriptional regulator, protein MLNPRDQHIQPIAGLQPYIRHFGMLEDDIPCGETKAFKIIADGCPGLIFQENTNSFLDNNGNKLPQLFIHGLTSSNSQKTATGKYRNIGVYFQPTAIKAIFGIDAHELTDRYLDLNEVIKNDLADQLLNEDETDKRIAILSDFLFRQIEKNKYPENRKSSYAVAKINTDNDDGLAAIQSDLNLSERSLERIFKTDIGISPKLFFRICRFQAALDGVRSRTFNSLTEIAYQHSYADQSHFIREFREFTGATPKQFLACANEQELNFPEWKL, encoded by the coding sequence ATGCTTAACCCAAGGGATCAACATATACAACCGATAGCAGGGCTTCAGCCTTACATCCGTCATTTCGGAATGCTGGAGGATGATATTCCGTGCGGTGAAACAAAGGCTTTTAAAATAATTGCTGACGGTTGTCCGGGACTAATTTTCCAGGAAAATACCAATAGTTTTTTAGATAACAACGGAAATAAGCTGCCACAGCTTTTTATACACGGTTTAACATCATCCAACTCGCAAAAAACAGCCACAGGAAAATACCGTAATATAGGTGTTTACTTCCAGCCGACTGCCATAAAAGCCATTTTCGGCATTGATGCCCATGAACTGACAGATCGTTATCTTGATTTAAATGAGGTTATTAAAAATGACCTGGCGGACCAGCTTTTAAATGAGGATGAAACGGATAAGAGAATTGCCATCCTGTCTGACTTTCTTTTCCGTCAAATTGAAAAGAATAAATATCCTGAAAACAGGAAGTCTTCGTATGCCGTTGCCAAAATAAATACGGATAACGATGATGGACTAGCTGCAATCCAGTCAGATTTAAACCTGTCGGAACGTTCTTTGGAAAGGATTTTTAAAACGGATATCGGTATTTCACCCAAATTATTTTTCCGGATCTGCCGCTTTCAGGCTGCTCTTGACGGTGTTCGTAGCCGGACATTCAATTCTTTGACGGAAATTGCTTACCAGCATTCCTACGCAGACCAGTCTCATTTCATTCGTGAGTTCAGGGAATTTACAGGTGCTACGCCAAAACAGTTTTTAGCCTGCGCAAATGAGCAGGAACTCAATTTCCCGGAATGGAAACTTTAG
- a CDS encoding SDR family oxidoreductase, with translation MQNKKITVFGATGKIGSELMALLSAAGIETIAVSRNPDKAIRLPCVQWVQADMSSRESLHKTMENTDSVFLLSGHSPGFLEEQSNVISVARELGVKHIIKLSSAAADKDSPFLIARVHGEVEEILRNVGIAHTLLRPTGMMQNWLGELAHSVKTEGKIYDATGEGKRAYVDIRDIAEVAFRILLQPEPHAGHSYFLTGGTAVNYGEVAETISRITNQNVSFVSLSIEELRQRMQQQGKPEWIINTLLAYTQLQRDGKTAAVSTDVETVLHQPARTINDFFRDYKNAFLK, from the coding sequence ATGCAGAACAAGAAAATTACCGTATTCGGTGCCACAGGAAAAATAGGTTCGGAACTGATGGCCCTTTTATCAGCGGCAGGCATTGAAACCATTGCCGTAAGCCGTAACCCCGACAAAGCCATCCGGCTGCCTTGTGTACAATGGGTACAGGCAGATATGTCTTCCCGGGAAAGCCTGCACAAAACCATGGAAAATACCGACTCCGTCTTCCTTTTGTCGGGTCACAGTCCGGGTTTTTTGGAAGAACAATCCAACGTCATTTCCGTGGCCCGGGAGCTGGGCGTAAAGCATATCATAAAGCTGTCGTCAGCAGCGGCAGACAAAGATTCTCCCTTTTTAATTGCAAGGGTACACGGCGAAGTAGAAGAAATACTCAGGAATGTGGGTATTGCCCATACACTTCTCCGCCCAACAGGGATGATGCAGAACTGGCTGGGAGAACTGGCACATTCCGTGAAAACGGAAGGTAAAATCTATGACGCTACCGGCGAGGGTAAGCGTGCGTATGTGGATATCCGGGATATTGCGGAAGTAGCGTTCCGTATACTCTTGCAGCCGGAGCCGCATGCCGGCCATTCCTATTTTTTAACAGGTGGAACAGCGGTTAATTACGGTGAAGTAGCAGAAACCATCAGCCGCATAACCAACCAAAACGTTTCCTTTGTTTCCCTGAGCATAGAAGAGCTCCGGCAGCGGATGCAGCAACAAGGCAAACCTGAGTGGATCATCAATACCTTGCTGGCTTATACCCAATTGCAACGGGACGGCAAAACGGCAGCAGTAAGCACAGATGTGGAAACCGTGTTGCATCAACCCGCCCGGACCATAAACGACTTTTTCAGGGATTATAAAAATGCCTTTCTGAAATAA